From one Paeniglutamicibacter psychrophenolicus genomic stretch:
- a CDS encoding DUF3710 domain-containing protein, giving the protein MIFKRKKKAEAQAQPEQTIAELNAAAAQAKEPAGELPTAAEPAPAQGTGDTAAAPAAVRDTAQGPFDGDDFEDHDGYLDLGALLIKPVPGLQLRLEVEESTQRVIAVALEIGGSRMQLQVFAAPKTDDLWPGISTQIATGIADQGGETEMVPGRFGNELLARVPQVAPDGRQGHVVLRFLGIDGPRWFLRAVIGGAALTDMEEAKAMEDALAQVVVVRGDTPMPPTELLPLTVPAGALARPNEAPDAAEQAPDTERPERGPEITQIG; this is encoded by the coding sequence ATGATTTTCAAGCGCAAGAAGAAGGCCGAAGCCCAGGCGCAGCCCGAGCAGACGATCGCCGAGCTCAACGCCGCGGCCGCGCAGGCCAAGGAACCGGCCGGGGAGCTCCCGACCGCCGCCGAACCTGCGCCCGCCCAGGGAACCGGGGACACCGCAGCGGCACCGGCCGCCGTGCGGGACACCGCCCAGGGACCCTTTGACGGGGACGACTTCGAGGACCACGACGGCTACCTGGACCTCGGCGCCCTGCTGATCAAGCCGGTCCCCGGCCTGCAGCTGCGCCTCGAGGTCGAGGAATCCACGCAGCGGGTCATCGCGGTGGCCCTGGAGATCGGCGGCTCGCGCATGCAGCTGCAGGTCTTTGCCGCACCCAAGACCGATGACCTGTGGCCCGGGATCTCCACGCAGATCGCCACCGGGATCGCCGACCAGGGCGGGGAAACCGAAATGGTCCCCGGCCGCTTCGGCAACGAACTGCTGGCCCGGGTTCCGCAGGTGGCTCCCGACGGGCGCCAAGGCCATGTGGTGCTGCGCTTCCTGGGCATCGACGGCCCGCGCTGGTTCCTGCGTGCGGTGATCGGCGGAGCCGCGCTGACCGACATGGAGGAAGCCAAGGCCATGGAAGACGCACTGGCCCAGGTCGTGGTCGTGCGCGGAGACACCCCGATGCCCCCGACCGAGCTTTTGCCGCTGACGGTTCCCGCCGGCGCGCTGGCCCGCCCGAACGAGGCACCGGATGCCGCGGAGCAGGCCCCTGACACCGAGCGCCCCGAACGCGGCCCGGAAATCACCCAGATCGGCTAG
- a CDS encoding potassium channel family protein — protein sequence MAHFVIMGCGRVGVTLAHTLDDAGHSVAIIDQDDRAFRRLRRNFSGLKVSGVGFDRETLERANISEAYAFAAVSSGDNSNILATRVARETYHVPHVVARIYDPGRAEIYQRLGIPTVAAVRWSSDQVLRRILPEHSLNGDFREASGRLILGEVNVHEGWYGYGLEELEAAAPIRIAYLSRFGEGVLPVPGMRLQQGDIVHAMMPVNAGKDIEKVLSVAPKPTTEQNAQ from the coding sequence ATGGCGCACTTCGTCATCATGGGTTGCGGCCGGGTCGGGGTGACCCTGGCCCACACGCTCGACGACGCCGGCCACTCGGTGGCCATCATCGACCAGGACGACCGCGCCTTCCGCAGGTTGCGGCGCAACTTCTCCGGGCTGAAGGTCTCCGGGGTCGGATTCGACCGCGAAACCCTGGAACGGGCAAACATCTCCGAGGCCTATGCCTTTGCCGCGGTCTCCAGCGGCGACAACTCCAACATCCTTGCCACCCGGGTGGCCCGCGAGACCTACCACGTCCCGCACGTGGTGGCCCGGATCTACGATCCCGGACGCGCGGAGATCTACCAACGCCTGGGCATCCCCACGGTCGCAGCGGTCCGCTGGAGCTCGGACCAGGTGCTGCGCCGGATCCTGCCCGAGCACTCGCTCAACGGGGATTTCCGCGAGGCCTCCGGCCGGCTGATCCTCGGCGAGGTCAACGTCCACGAGGGCTGGTACGGCTACGGGCTCGAGGAGCTCGAGGCCGCCGCCCCGATCCGCATCGCCTACCTCTCGCGCTTTGGCGAAGGGGTGCTGCCGGTGCCCGGCATGCGGCTGCAGCAAGGCGACATCGTGCACGCGATGATGCCGGTCAATGCCGGCAAGGACATCGAAAAGGTCCTTTCCGTCGCCCCCAAGCCAACCACGGAGCAGAACGCACAATGA
- a CDS encoding potassium channel family protein: MKVMIAGAGSVGSSIAKELITNGHEVLLIDEKPEVVSRAGVQGARWLFGDACELSVLKEAKLEEVDVVVSATGDDKVNLVVSLLAKSEFGVGRTVGRVNNPKNDWMFDDAWGVDVAVSTPRLMTALVEEAVEIGDLVRLMTLQSGVVSMVEFTVPHDSALIGRTLGSVPWPDDATVVAILRDDVPLAPSPDDVVEGGDELFFVTTIVAEDQLRAVLRNSEPEQR; encoded by the coding sequence ATGAAGGTCATGATTGCCGGAGCAGGCTCCGTGGGAAGTTCCATTGCCAAGGAATTGATCACCAACGGGCACGAGGTGCTGCTCATCGACGAAAAGCCCGAGGTCGTCTCGCGTGCCGGGGTCCAGGGCGCGCGCTGGCTCTTCGGCGACGCCTGCGAGCTCTCGGTGCTCAAGGAGGCCAAGCTCGAGGAGGTCGACGTGGTCGTCTCGGCCACGGGAGACGACAAGGTCAACCTGGTCGTTTCCCTGCTGGCCAAGAGCGAGTTCGGGGTCGGGCGCACCGTGGGCCGGGTCAACAACCCGAAGAACGACTGGATGTTCGACGACGCCTGGGGCGTGGACGTCGCGGTGAGCACCCCGCGCCTGATGACCGCACTGGTCGAGGAGGCGGTGGAGATCGGCGACCTGGTGCGCCTGATGACCCTGCAGTCCGGGGTCGTGTCGATGGTGGAGTTCACCGTGCCGCACGATTCGGCGCTGATCGGGCGCACCCTGGGCTCGGTGCCGTGGCCGGACGACGCCACGGTGGTGGCGATCCTGCGCGACGACGTGCCGCTGGCCCCCAGCCCGGACGATGTCGTCGAGGGCGGGGACGAGCTGTTCTTCGTGACCACCATCGTGGCCGAGGACCAGCTGCGCGCGGTGCTGCGCAACTCGGAGCCCGAACAGCGGTAG
- a CDS encoding AMP-binding protein, translated as MKSYAKGETLVPLLTETIGRSFESTVRGHSASEALVEVATGRRWTWAELDRDVDDLARGLLAAGMAKGDRLGIWAPNCAEWTLVQFATAKIGVILVNINPAYRSHEYAYAANHSGLRMLIAASRFKAGDNRSMIEQTADETPGLERVVYLDTADWAELIESGREIAPDAVARRMKSLLPDDPINIQYTSGTTGFPKGATLSHRNILNNGHFTTELIGLGAADRLCIPVPFYHCFGMVMANIGCMTHGATMVIPSPGFDAEITLQTIAAEQCTAVYGVPTMFIAMQNHASFGTHDFSSLRTGIMAGSVCPVEVMQRCIKEMNMSEVSIAYGMTETSPVSCQTRADDDLGRRTATIGRVHPHLEIKIVDPATGETLERGHTGELCTRGYSVMLGYWNDAEKTAEAIDAEGWMHTGDLAEMREDGYCNVVGRIKDMVIRGGENIYPREIEEFLYRHPDIEDVQVIGVPDEKYGEALCACIKMKEGATPLDLPALQDFVRGRLARYKVPEHLVIVDEFPMTVTGKIRKIQLREEASAKLGL; from the coding sequence ATGAAGTCCTACGCGAAGGGCGAGACCCTGGTACCCCTGTTGACCGAAACGATCGGCCGCTCATTTGAATCGACGGTTCGGGGCCACAGCGCATCGGAAGCCCTGGTCGAGGTTGCCACCGGGCGACGCTGGACCTGGGCGGAACTTGATCGCGACGTCGACGACCTGGCCAGGGGCCTGCTTGCGGCAGGAATGGCCAAGGGCGACCGCTTGGGCATCTGGGCACCCAATTGCGCCGAATGGACCCTGGTGCAGTTCGCCACGGCGAAGATCGGTGTCATCCTGGTCAATATCAACCCGGCCTACCGATCCCATGAATACGCCTATGCAGCCAACCACAGCGGCTTGCGGATGCTCATCGCAGCATCGCGGTTCAAGGCCGGCGACAACAGGTCCATGATCGAACAGACCGCGGACGAGACCCCGGGACTGGAACGCGTGGTCTACCTCGACACGGCCGACTGGGCCGAACTCATCGAGTCGGGGCGGGAGATCGCCCCGGACGCCGTGGCCCGGCGCATGAAGTCGTTGTTGCCCGATGACCCGATCAATATCCAGTACACCTCGGGCACCACCGGGTTCCCCAAGGGGGCAACGCTCAGCCACCGCAACATCCTGAACAACGGGCACTTCACCACCGAGCTGATCGGCCTGGGTGCCGCCGACCGGCTGTGCATCCCGGTCCCGTTCTACCACTGCTTCGGAATGGTCATGGCCAACATCGGCTGCATGACCCACGGGGCCACCATGGTGATCCCGTCACCCGGGTTCGACGCCGAAATCACCCTGCAAACCATCGCCGCGGAGCAATGCACGGCCGTCTACGGGGTGCCGACCATGTTCATTGCCATGCAGAACCACGCCTCGTTTGGAACCCATGATTTTTCCAGCCTGCGCACCGGAATCATGGCGGGTTCGGTCTGTCCGGTGGAGGTCATGCAGCGCTGCATCAAGGAAATGAACATGTCCGAGGTGTCCATCGCCTACGGGATGACCGAAACCAGCCCGGTCTCCTGCCAAACCCGTGCGGATGACGATCTTGGGCGTCGCACGGCAACCATCGGCCGGGTCCACCCGCACCTGGAAATCAAGATCGTCGACCCGGCCACCGGCGAAACCCTGGAGCGGGGCCACACCGGCGAATTGTGCACCCGCGGCTACTCGGTGATGCTCGGCTACTGGAACGATGCGGAAAAAACCGCCGAAGCGATTGACGCCGAGGGCTGGATGCACACCGGCGACCTCGCCGAGATGCGCGAGGACGGGTATTGCAACGTCGTGGGCCGGATCAAGGACATGGTGATCCGCGGCGGGGAAAACATCTACCCTCGGGAGATCGAGGAATTCCTGTACCGTCATCCGGACATCGAAGATGTCCAGGTCATCGGCGTGCCCGATGAAAAGTACGGCGAGGCGCTGTGTGCCTGCATCAAGATGAAGGAAGGGGCCACGCCGCTGGATCTGCCGGCACTGCAGGATTTCGTACGTGGCCGGCTGGCCCGCTACAAGGTCCCGGAGCATTTGGTCATCGTCGATGAATTCCCGATGACGGTGACCGGGAAGATCCGCAAGATCCAGCTTCGCGAGGAAGCATCGGCCAAGCTCGGCCTTTGA
- a CDS encoding DUF3159 domain-containing protein, whose amino-acid sequence MSEHSEETPKPEDPGAESGPSAEDVARRIGANAGIERRDDGQIDVLKTVGGVRGLLESLLPGVVFLVIFTLWQQLNPALIASVAVAVVFTVARLVRRGTLTQALTGLVGVAICAIFSRVTGEAKDYYVPGFYTNLAYGGALVISILVRWPLMGVIFGFIRSENTKWRSSKSRAKAYAWATWIVVAVFAARLAVQVPLYFADNVPALGAARLAMGVPLYAAGLWVAWMVSRPQPGTQVTDPAA is encoded by the coding sequence ATGAGCGAGCACAGCGAAGAAACCCCCAAGCCCGAGGACCCCGGCGCGGAAAGCGGCCCGAGCGCCGAGGACGTGGCCCGGCGCATCGGTGCCAATGCCGGGATCGAACGCCGCGACGACGGGCAGATCGACGTGCTCAAGACCGTTGGCGGGGTGCGCGGGCTTCTCGAATCGCTGCTTCCGGGAGTGGTCTTCCTGGTCATCTTCACCCTCTGGCAGCAGCTGAACCCTGCGCTGATCGCCTCGGTGGCGGTGGCCGTGGTGTTCACGGTGGCCCGCCTGGTGCGCCGCGGAACCCTCACCCAGGCGCTGACCGGTCTGGTGGGCGTGGCAATCTGCGCGATCTTCTCCCGCGTCACCGGGGAGGCCAAGGACTACTACGTCCCGGGCTTCTACACGAACCTGGCCTACGGAGGCGCGCTGGTGATTTCGATTCTGGTTCGCTGGCCGCTGATGGGCGTGATCTTCGGTTTCATTCGTTCGGAAAACACGAAATGGCGTTCCAGCAAGTCCCGCGCCAAGGCCTACGCCTGGGCGACCTGGATCGTGGTGGCGGTCTTCGCCGCCCGATTGGCCGTGCAGGTTCCGCTGTACTTCGCCGACAACGTCCCGGCCCTGGGCGCCGCGCGCCTGGCCATGGGGGTCCCGCTGTACGCCGCGGGCCTCTGGGTCGCCTGGATGGTTTCCCGCCCGCAGCCCGGCACCCAGGTCACCGACCCGGCCGCATAG
- the acnA gene encoding aconitate hydratase AcnA, with protein MSNVDSFGAKGVLDVKGNEYEIYRLNAVEGAQSLPYSLKVLLENLLRTEDGANITADHVKALGQWDPASEPNTEIQFTPARVLMQDFTGVPCIVDLATMREAVKDLGGDPTRVNPLAPAEMVIDHSVQIDAFGNAGALERNMEIEYQRNGERYQFLRWGQTAFDDFKVVPPGTGIVHQVNIEFLARTVMTREVNGVLRAYPDTCVGTDSHTTMVNGMGVLGWGVGGIEAEAAMLGQPVSMLIPRVVGFKLNGAIAAGATATDVVLTITEMLRKHGVVGKFVEFYGQGVAEVPLANRATIGNMSPEFGSTAAMFPIDDVTLDYLRLTGRSQENVDLVEAYAKEQGLWHDPSREIRFSEFLELDLSTVVPSIAGPKRPQDRIELSSAKEQFRKDIHNYAEGAADELGIGRPSTSVEVTKADGTSFSIDHGLVSIASITSCTNTSNPSVMLAAALLARKAVEKGLVSKPWVKTSVAPGSKVVTEYYEKSGLMPYLEKLGFFIVGYGCATCIGNSGPLDAEISEAIQAHDLSATAVLSGNRNFEGRINPDVKMNYLASPPLVIAYALAGTMDFDFENDSLGTDDAGNEVFLKDIWPTPTEVQATIDSSIDEGMFARGYEGVFDGDDRWKALDTPAGNTFEWAEDSTYVRKPPYFEGMQATPAPVEDISGARVLLKLGDSVTTDHISPAGSFKSDSPAGQYLLANGVDRKDFNSYGSRRGNHEVMIRGTFANIRIRNQILDGVEGGFTRDFTQEGSPQAYVYDAAQNYKEAGTPLVVLGGKEYGSGSSRDWAAKGTALLGVKAVITESFERIHRSNLIGMGVLPLQFPAGENAETLGLTGTETFSVEGVTELNNGTTPKTLKVTAVGEDGKTVSFDADLRIDTPGEADYYRNGGILQYVLRQISAS; from the coding sequence GTGAGCAATGTGGACAGTTTTGGTGCCAAGGGCGTATTGGACGTCAAGGGCAACGAATATGAAATTTACCGGCTGAACGCCGTCGAAGGTGCGCAAAGCCTTCCGTACAGCCTCAAGGTTCTGTTGGAGAACCTGCTTCGCACCGAAGACGGTGCGAACATCACCGCGGACCACGTCAAGGCCCTGGGCCAGTGGGATCCCGCGTCTGAACCCAACACCGAAATCCAGTTCACCCCGGCACGCGTCTTGATGCAGGACTTCACCGGTGTTCCGTGCATCGTTGACCTCGCCACGATGCGCGAGGCCGTCAAGGACCTGGGTGGCGACCCCACCCGCGTGAACCCGTTGGCACCTGCCGAAATGGTCATCGACCACTCCGTGCAGATCGACGCATTCGGCAACGCCGGTGCGCTCGAGCGCAACATGGAGATCGAGTACCAGCGCAACGGCGAGCGTTACCAGTTCCTGCGCTGGGGCCAGACCGCGTTCGACGACTTCAAGGTCGTCCCGCCAGGCACCGGCATCGTGCACCAGGTGAACATCGAGTTCCTGGCCCGCACCGTGATGACCCGTGAGGTCAACGGCGTGCTGCGTGCCTACCCCGACACCTGCGTCGGCACCGACTCGCACACCACCATGGTCAACGGCATGGGCGTGCTGGGCTGGGGCGTGGGCGGCATCGAGGCCGAGGCGGCAATGCTCGGCCAGCCGGTCTCCATGCTCATCCCGCGCGTCGTGGGCTTCAAGCTCAACGGTGCGATCGCCGCCGGCGCCACCGCCACCGACGTCGTGCTGACCATCACCGAGATGCTGCGCAAGCACGGTGTCGTCGGCAAGTTCGTCGAGTTCTACGGTCAGGGCGTTGCCGAGGTTCCGCTGGCAAACCGCGCCACCATCGGCAACATGTCCCCGGAATTCGGTTCCACCGCGGCCATGTTCCCGATCGACGATGTCACCCTGGACTACCTGCGCCTGACCGGCCGCTCCCAGGAGAACGTGGACCTCGTCGAGGCCTACGCCAAGGAGCAGGGCCTGTGGCACGACCCGAGCCGCGAGATCCGCTTCTCCGAGTTCCTCGAGCTGGACCTGTCCACCGTGGTTCCCTCCATCGCCGGCCCGAAGCGTCCCCAGGACCGCATCGAGCTCTCCAGCGCGAAGGAGCAGTTCCGCAAGGACATCCACAACTACGCCGAAGGCGCAGCCGACGAGCTGGGCATCGGCCGCCCGTCGACCTCCGTCGAGGTCACCAAGGCCGACGGAACGTCGTTCTCGATCGACCACGGCCTGGTTTCCATCGCCTCGATCACCTCGTGCACCAACACGTCCAACCCCTCGGTCATGCTTGCCGCAGCACTGCTGGCACGCAAGGCAGTGGAAAAGGGCCTGGTGTCCAAGCCGTGGGTCAAGACCTCCGTCGCCCCGGGCTCGAAGGTCGTCACCGAGTACTACGAGAAGTCCGGCCTCATGCCGTACCTGGAGAAGCTCGGCTTCTTCATCGTGGGCTACGGCTGCGCCACCTGCATCGGCAACTCCGGTCCGCTGGACGCCGAGATCTCCGAGGCCATCCAGGCGCACGACCTCTCCGCAACCGCCGTGCTCTCGGGCAACCGCAACTTCGAAGGCCGCATCAACCCGGACGTGAAGATGAACTACCTGGCGTCCCCGCCGTTGGTCATCGCCTACGCCCTGGCCGGCACCATGGACTTCGACTTCGAGAACGACTCGCTGGGCACCGACGATGCCGGCAACGAGGTGTTCCTCAAGGACATCTGGCCGACCCCGACCGAGGTCCAGGCGACCATCGACTCCTCCATCGACGAGGGCATGTTCGCCCGCGGCTACGAGGGCGTCTTTGACGGCGACGACCGCTGGAAGGCCCTGGACACCCCGGCGGGCAACACCTTCGAGTGGGCCGAGGATTCGACCTACGTCCGCAAGCCCCCGTACTTCGAGGGCATGCAGGCAACCCCGGCTCCGGTCGAGGACATTTCCGGTGCGCGCGTGCTGCTGAAGCTGGGCGATTCGGTCACCACCGACCACATCTCCCCGGCCGGCTCGTTCAAGTCCGATTCCCCGGCCGGCCAGTACCTGCTGGCCAACGGCGTGGACCGCAAGGACTTCAACTCCTACGGCTCGCGCCGTGGCAACCACGAGGTCATGATCCGCGGCACGTTCGCGAACATCCGCATCCGCAACCAGATCCTGGACGGCGTCGAGGGTGGCTTCACCCGCGACTTCACCCAGGAAGGCTCTCCGCAGGCCTACGTCTACGACGCTGCGCAGAACTACAAGGAAGCCGGCACCCCGCTGGTCGTTCTCGGTGGCAAGGAATACGGTTCGGGCTCCTCGCGCGACTGGGCAGCCAAGGGCACCGCGTTGCTCGGCGTCAAGGCCGTCATCACCGAGTCGTTCGAGCGCATCCACCGCTCGAACCTCATCGGCATGGGCGTTCTTCCGCTGCAGTTCCCGGCCGGCGAAAACGCCGAGACCCTGGGCCTGACCGGCACCGAGACCTTCTCAGTCGAGGGAGTGACCGAACTCAACAACGGCACCACCCCCAAGACCCTGAAGGTCACCGCCGTGGGCGAAGACGGCAAGACCGTCTCCTTCGATGCCGACCTGCGCATCGACACCCCGGGCGAGGCGGACTACTACCGTAATGGTGGCATCCTGCAGTACGTCCTGCGCCAGATCTCCGCCAGCTAA
- a CDS encoding APC family permease, producing the protein MLSFLAALKRILVGRPFRTERLKQAPLRKRLALPIFSASAFSSIAYAPDEVMLTLALAGLGAMAFSPSVGLAVMVVMLVIIASYRQSVKAYPSGGGDYEIASVNLGHRAGTTVAAALLVDFVLTVAVSISSASHYVIAAFPAMAGSQAWVATAGVVILAVLNLRGRGRSRIGSAAPVYLFVGVVLVMLAAGGILAATGNLGTAPSAGFEVVPDPDYPHGLTGLAGVLLVLRAFSTGSAALTGVEVPISNVHTLAAPKARNAATVLLLLGLIAGALTLGTMYLARAVQVHVVEDPATGLRLDGGPIPGDYIQHPVLGQLAEAIFGGGSVGLYLVLALTVAVLLMASHTSFNSFPNLASHLATDGYLPRQLRTRGDRLGFSNGILALAIAAIVLIWVFNAHVPTLIQLYVVGVFVSFTLSQLGMIRHWGRELAQTPDKRVRARIHRSRLLNLVGFGLTAAVLVIVLGTRLVHGAWLAVLGIAVLFFMMDALHRHYVQVDVELAIGSEDSATALPARVHALVLVSTLRKPVLRAVAFARAARPSKLDAIVVDADSERTEATLKQWEALGIPVPITVLASPYREISAPLIEYIRSIKRDSPRDLIVVYIPEYVVGRWWEQLVHNQTAMRIKNRLHYEPGVVVASVPWRLASSDVSTFLGPTEQGSAGTKPRNTSATLPISKPKDTP; encoded by the coding sequence GTGCTTTCATTCCTTGCCGCGCTGAAGCGGATTCTGGTGGGGCGCCCCTTCAGGACCGAAAGGCTGAAGCAGGCGCCGCTTCGCAAACGCCTCGCGCTGCCCATTTTCTCCGCCTCCGCGTTCTCCTCCATCGCCTACGCCCCGGACGAGGTGATGCTCACCCTGGCGCTGGCCGGGCTGGGCGCCATGGCGTTCTCGCCCTCGGTGGGCCTGGCCGTCATGGTCGTCATGCTGGTCATCATTGCCTCCTACCGGCAGTCGGTGAAGGCCTACCCCTCCGGCGGCGGGGACTACGAGATCGCCTCGGTGAACCTGGGGCACCGCGCCGGGACCACCGTGGCGGCTGCCCTGCTGGTGGACTTCGTGCTCACCGTGGCCGTGTCGATTTCCTCGGCATCGCACTACGTCATCGCCGCGTTCCCCGCCATGGCCGGGTCCCAGGCATGGGTCGCGACCGCCGGGGTCGTGATCCTCGCGGTGCTGAACCTGCGCGGGCGCGGCCGCTCCCGGATCGGGAGCGCGGCACCGGTGTACCTCTTTGTCGGGGTGGTGTTGGTGATGCTGGCGGCCGGCGGAATCCTGGCCGCGACCGGGAACCTGGGCACCGCACCGAGTGCCGGGTTCGAGGTCGTCCCGGACCCGGACTACCCGCACGGGCTCACCGGGCTGGCCGGGGTGCTGCTGGTGCTACGCGCCTTCTCCACCGGTTCGGCCGCGCTGACCGGCGTGGAGGTCCCGATCTCCAACGTGCACACGCTGGCCGCGCCCAAGGCCCGCAATGCGGCGACCGTGTTGCTGCTGCTGGGGCTGATTGCCGGCGCGCTGACCCTGGGGACCATGTACCTGGCCCGGGCCGTGCAGGTCCACGTCGTCGAGGACCCGGCCACCGGGCTGCGTCTGGACGGCGGACCGATCCCGGGGGACTACATCCAGCACCCGGTGCTGGGCCAGTTGGCCGAGGCGATCTTCGGCGGCGGGTCGGTGGGTCTGTACCTGGTGCTGGCCCTGACCGTGGCGGTGCTGCTGATGGCCTCGCACACCTCCTTCAATTCCTTCCCGAACCTGGCCTCGCACCTGGCCACCGACGGTTACCTGCCCCGCCAGCTGCGCACCCGCGGGGACCGGCTGGGCTTCTCCAACGGCATCCTGGCCCTGGCCATTGCCGCGATCGTGCTGATCTGGGTGTTCAACGCCCACGTGCCGACGCTGATCCAGCTCTACGTGGTGGGGGTGTTCGTCTCCTTCACGCTGAGCCAGCTGGGCATGATCAGGCACTGGGGCCGCGAACTGGCCCAGACCCCGGACAAGCGGGTGCGCGCCCGCATCCACCGCTCGAGGCTGCTGAACCTGGTGGGCTTCGGCCTCACCGCGGCGGTGCTGGTGATCGTGCTTGGCACCCGGCTGGTGCACGGAGCCTGGCTGGCGGTGCTCGGCATCGCGGTGCTCTTCTTCATGATGGACGCGCTGCACCGGCACTACGTGCAGGTCGACGTGGAACTGGCCATCGGCTCCGAGGACTCGGCCACCGCATTGCCGGCCCGCGTGCACGCCCTGGTGCTGGTCTCCACGCTGCGCAAGCCGGTGCTGCGGGCCGTGGCCTTCGCCCGCGCCGCCAGGCCATCGAAGCTCGATGCCATCGTCGTGGACGCCGATTCCGAGCGCACCGAGGCGACGCTGAAGCAGTGGGAGGCCCTGGGCATCCCGGTGCCGATCACGGTGTTGGCCTCGCCGTACCGGGAGATCTCCGCGCCGTTGATCGAGTACATCCGCTCCATCAAGCGCGATTCCCCGCGCGACTTGATCGTCGTGTACATCCCCGAATACGTGGTGGGCCGGTGGTGGGAGCAGCTGGTCCACAACCAGACGGCGATGCGCATCAAGAACCGACTGCACTACGAGCCCGGGGTCGTGGTGGCCTCGGTGCCGTGGCGCCTGGCCTCCTCGGACGTCTCGACGTTCCTGGGTCCCACCGAGCAGGGCTCGGCCGGGACCAAACCCCGCAACACTTCCGCAACACTTCCGATCTCCAAGCCGAAAGACACTCCATGA
- a CDS encoding class I SAM-dependent RNA methyltransferase: MSTHENILKVRLGAPAHGGHTVARHEGRVIFVRHGIPGELVSVAVREDGEKARFWRGDVVEVHEPAESRVPHFWTQADSLHAAARGALPVGGAEFGHISLDAQREIKGQIFVEQLARLGGIDAAEHGFTGVRAPEGESDDALGWRTRTAFAVDSKGRLAMSPFRSNDLVPVKDMPLAHPKINELKLWELPLVGISRVEVAVGSAEDAGVLVLFVEDGTVAGAAGRAAKRLPEWASAASVTQVGGSVADGRGELQRLRGRTWLSESVAGHDYRITGEGFWQIHRLAPATLVERVMAQLAPGYGARVADLYAGAGLFSAPLAKAVGDDGMLLSIEGAPGTSKDAIKNLREFPQAIISQGRVEKTLSRELNTRKAKLDSIVLDPPRTGAGKAAVSAMVRSGAKKISYVSCDPASFARDTADLGAAGFRLDEVEVIDLYPHTHHMETVGLFVRR; this comes from the coding sequence ATGAGCACGCACGAAAACATCCTGAAGGTGCGCCTGGGCGCGCCTGCCCACGGCGGACACACCGTCGCCCGCCACGAGGGCCGGGTGATCTTCGTGCGCCACGGGATCCCCGGCGAACTGGTGTCCGTCGCCGTGCGCGAAGACGGCGAGAAGGCCCGCTTCTGGCGCGGCGACGTCGTGGAGGTCCACGAGCCGGCCGAATCCCGGGTGCCGCATTTCTGGACGCAGGCCGACTCCCTGCACGCGGCCGCACGCGGCGCGCTGCCGGTGGGCGGCGCCGAATTCGGGCACATCTCCCTGGATGCCCAGCGCGAGATCAAGGGCCAGATCTTCGTGGAGCAGCTGGCTCGTCTGGGTGGCATCGACGCAGCCGAACACGGCTTCACCGGCGTGCGGGCCCCCGAGGGCGAGAGCGATGACGCGTTGGGCTGGCGCACCCGCACGGCGTTTGCCGTCGATTCCAAGGGCCGCCTGGCCATGAGCCCCTTCCGCTCCAACGACCTGGTCCCGGTCAAGGACATGCCGCTGGCGCACCCGAAGATCAACGAGCTCAAGCTCTGGGAACTGCCGCTGGTGGGCATCAGCCGCGTCGAGGTTGCCGTCGGCTCCGCCGAGGACGCCGGCGTGCTGGTGCTCTTCGTCGAGGACGGAACCGTCGCCGGGGCCGCCGGGCGCGCCGCCAAGCGCCTGCCGGAGTGGGCCTCCGCCGCCTCCGTCACCCAGGTCGGCGGCTCCGTCGCCGACGGCCGGGGCGAGCTGCAGCGCCTGCGCGGGCGCACCTGGCTTTCCGAGTCCGTTGCCGGGCACGACTACCGCATCACCGGCGAGGGCTTCTGGCAGATCCACCGCCTGGCCCCGGCCACGCTGGTCGAGCGCGTCATGGCCCAGCTGGCACCGGGCTACGGTGCCCGGGTTGCCGACCTCTACGCCGGCGCGGGGCTCTTCAGCGCCCCGCTGGCCAAGGCCGTGGGGGACGATGGCATGCTGTTGTCCATCGAGGGCGCCCCGGGCACCAGCAAGGACGCGATCAAGAACCTGCGCGAGTTCCCCCAGGCGATCATTTCCCAGGGCCGCGTCGAGAAGACGCTGTCGCGCGAATTGAACACCCGCAAGGCCAAGCTCGACTCGATCGTGCTTGATCCGCCGCGCACCGGTGCCGGCAAGGCGGCGGTCTCCGCGATGGTCCGTTCGGGCGCCAAGAAGATCTCCTACGTTTCCTGCGACCCGGCCTCGTTCGCCCGCGACACGGCCGACCTGGGCGCTGCCGGTTTCCGCCTGGACGAGGTCGAGGTCATCGACCTGTATCCGCACACCCACCACATGGAGACCGTCGGATTGTTTGTTCGCCGCTGA